In Flagellatimonas centrodinii, a single window of DNA contains:
- the grxD gene encoding Grx4 family monothiol glutaredoxin: MDALERIKQQVTDNPVILYMKGSPDFPQCGFSARTVQALKACEVPFSFVNIYEDEEIYRALPKFANWPTFPQLYVKGELIGGCDITLDLYQSGELQNMLNEAVAEQKAA, encoded by the coding sequence ATGGACGCGTTGGAACGCATCAAACAGCAGGTCACCGACAACCCGGTGATTCTGTACATGAAGGGGTCGCCCGACTTCCCCCAGTGCGGTTTTTCAGCCCGCACGGTACAGGCGTTGAAAGCCTGTGAGGTTCCCTTCTCCTTCGTCAACATCTACGAAGATGAAGAGATTTACCGGGCCCTGCCCAAGTTCGCCAACTGGCCGACCTTTCCGCAGCTGTATGTGAAAGGCGAACTGATCGGCGGCTGCGACATCACGCTCGACCTCTACCAGTCCGGCGAGCTGCAGAACATGCTCAACGAAGCCGTGGCAGAACAGAAAGCGGCCTGA
- a CDS encoding C40 family peptidase: MSGLGKARQRRWAALLTCIGFCLTACGSLGGSGAPDPENDAIRRALVFDALGQIGRPYRYGGTTPDSGFDCSGLVQYVYGLQGIRLPRTTREQHRVGARIDLDEAVPGDLLFYRFGRGGIDHVAMYLGDGQAVHAPSTGRHVIVAPVGNRWWQQRYVDAVRVLP; the protein is encoded by the coding sequence GTGAGTGGGCTCGGGAAAGCCCGGCAGCGGCGATGGGCGGCGCTGCTGACGTGCATCGGATTTTGCCTGACTGCCTGTGGCAGCCTCGGTGGCAGTGGCGCACCGGACCCCGAGAACGATGCGATTCGCCGTGCGCTGGTATTCGATGCCCTCGGTCAGATCGGACGCCCCTACCGCTACGGCGGTACCACGCCCGACAGCGGCTTCGACTGCAGCGGATTGGTGCAGTACGTCTATGGTCTACAAGGCATCCGCCTGCCCCGCACCACCCGCGAGCAGCATCGGGTCGGCGCCCGCATCGACCTCGACGAGGCGGTACCGGGCGACCTTCTGTTCTACCGCTTCGGCCGTGGCGGGATCGACCATGTGGCGATGTATCTCGGTGACGGACAGGCGGTCCATGCCCCCTCCACCGGCCGGCACGTCATCGTCGCGCCGGTGGGCAATCGGTGGTGGCAGCAACGGTACGTGGATGCTGTGCGCGTGCTGCCCTGA
- a CDS encoding alpha/beta fold hydrolase translates to MQQFQLADGGTLAYRDEGRGSVVVLVHGLGASHADWRFQVPALATRYRVIAVDLPGFGDSPAPGRPLQIDDYAAVVEALVDAVSPNAPVAIVGHSMGGAVALQAVLRAPSRYRKLVVANSLPSFQPETLRERLEVAYRRLVMRVLGPARLARLSAYRMFPRADQAALREQVIARGRHNRRQTYLQALSALTRWNAQPHLPTLETPTLLIGAEHDYFDADRVEQYAAALPNGRLHWFAGCRHGLPMEAPEAFNAVLLAFLDA, encoded by the coding sequence ATGCAGCAGTTCCAACTGGCAGACGGTGGAACCCTGGCCTATCGGGATGAGGGGCGCGGATCGGTGGTCGTGCTGGTCCATGGTCTCGGTGCCAGCCATGCCGACTGGCGCTTTCAGGTGCCGGCGTTGGCCACGCGCTATCGCGTCATCGCCGTTGACCTGCCGGGTTTCGGTGACAGTCCGGCACCCGGACGGCCACTCCAGATCGACGACTACGCGGCCGTCGTCGAAGCGCTCGTCGATGCGGTGTCCCCGAACGCGCCGGTGGCGATCGTCGGTCATTCAATGGGCGGCGCCGTAGCGCTGCAGGCGGTGCTGCGAGCGCCATCACGGTATCGCAAGCTGGTTGTGGCCAACAGCCTGCCCTCGTTCCAGCCCGAGACCCTGCGCGAGCGGCTCGAAGTGGCCTACCGCCGCCTGGTGATGCGGGTACTGGGGCCGGCCCGGTTGGCGCGACTCAGCGCCTACCGCATGTTCCCGCGGGCGGATCAGGCCGCATTGCGCGAGCAGGTCATCGCCCGCGGGCGCCACAACCGGCGCCAGACCTATCTGCAGGCCCTGTCGGCCCTCACTCGCTGGAATGCCCAGCCGCATTTGCCGACACTGGAGACGCCGACGCTGCTCATCGGGGCGGAGCATGACTACTTCGACGCAGACCGCGTCGAGCAGTACGCGGCTGCACTCCCGAACGGGCGTCTGCACTGGTTTGCCGGCTGCCGTCACGGGTTGCCGATGGAAGCGCCCGAAGCGTTCAACGCCGTGCTGCTGGCGTTCCTCGACGCATGA
- the sppA gene encoding signal peptide peptidase SppA: MSQSKSPIRRVFNTAWSVVVGLYKAIILLSLVLFLFSLWLIWSGPPTAPIEDNVALVVAPSGVLVDQLEIDPAMALLDQLNGTPPPQTALRDVIDAFDAGAADDRIAFAVLKLDGLWGGGLAQMSEVVDAMARFRASGKKIVAYSAWYDQLGYLAASHADEVVVDPMGMVALEGLSTYQNYFKGLTDKLGITVNVFRVGEFKSAVEPFIRNDMSSAARQANRAWLGDLWQAYGTSVAVGRELEPGAVDAFIEALPGDLRSGAAAADVALARGLVSHVETLRDFRARMGEQVGMDDDHGSFRQIHFLDYLTTHDREQPPVAEAPMIARVVIQGEIVDGVSTIGVAGGDTIADLLDQARRTPEVAAVLLRVDSPGGSVWASEQIRRAVVHLRDEGKPVVVSMGNVAASGGYWVSMDADRVLAHPETITGSIGIFGLLPTIEGTLAKAGIYTDGVGTTSLAGAFRLDRPLSPQARVLIQAEVDRGYREFVERAAAARQMSVDALEPLAQGRVWSGKAAHERQLIDALGNQTDAVAIAAELAGLDRWVLEDFAPRTDFASRFLQQLTGGLVRLMGEAVVPAWLRSAMAPVVAPAQLLSDPRGRYAHCQCQARVGTRAVP, translated from the coding sequence ATGTCCCAATCGAAATCGCCGATCCGCCGCGTCTTCAACACCGCATGGTCGGTGGTGGTCGGGCTCTACAAAGCCATCATCCTGCTGAGCCTGGTGTTGTTTCTGTTCAGCCTCTGGTTGATCTGGTCGGGGCCGCCGACGGCGCCGATCGAGGACAACGTGGCACTGGTGGTGGCGCCCAGCGGTGTGCTGGTCGACCAGCTTGAGATTGATCCGGCGATGGCGCTGCTCGATCAGCTCAACGGCACCCCACCGCCGCAGACCGCGCTGCGGGACGTTATCGATGCCTTTGATGCCGGTGCTGCCGACGACCGTATCGCCTTCGCCGTGCTCAAGCTCGATGGGCTGTGGGGCGGTGGCCTGGCGCAGATGAGCGAAGTGGTCGATGCCATGGCCCGGTTTCGTGCGAGCGGAAAAAAGATCGTCGCTTACTCCGCCTGGTACGACCAGTTGGGCTATCTCGCCGCCAGCCACGCCGATGAGGTAGTGGTTGATCCGATGGGCATGGTGGCCCTCGAAGGGCTGTCCACCTACCAGAACTATTTCAAGGGCTTGACTGACAAGCTGGGTATTACGGTCAACGTGTTCCGGGTCGGCGAGTTCAAATCGGCGGTCGAACCGTTCATCCGCAACGACATGTCGTCGGCGGCGCGGCAGGCCAATCGCGCTTGGCTGGGCGATCTCTGGCAAGCCTACGGCACCTCCGTTGCGGTCGGGCGCGAATTGGAGCCGGGGGCCGTCGATGCCTTCATTGAAGCCTTGCCCGGCGACCTTCGCAGTGGCGCGGCGGCGGCGGACGTGGCGCTGGCGCGGGGACTGGTCAGCCATGTCGAGACCCTGCGTGATTTCCGTGCCCGGATGGGTGAGCAAGTGGGCATGGATGACGACCATGGCAGCTTCCGCCAGATTCATTTTCTCGACTATCTGACGACCCACGACCGTGAGCAGCCACCCGTCGCCGAAGCGCCGATGATTGCTCGGGTGGTGATTCAGGGTGAAATCGTGGACGGTGTCAGCACCATCGGCGTGGCCGGCGGTGACACCATCGCCGACCTGCTGGATCAGGCCCGGCGCACACCGGAGGTGGCGGCGGTGTTGCTGCGGGTCGATTCGCCCGGAGGCAGTGTGTGGGCATCGGAGCAGATCCGTCGGGCGGTGGTACACCTGCGCGATGAGGGCAAGCCGGTGGTGGTGTCGATGGGTAATGTCGCTGCCAGTGGTGGCTATTGGGTGTCGATGGACGCCGACCGGGTGCTCGCGCATCCGGAAACCATCACCGGCTCGATCGGCATCTTCGGCTTGCTGCCGACGATTGAAGGGACGCTGGCCAAGGCCGGGATCTATACCGATGGTGTCGGGACCACGTCGCTCGCTGGTGCCTTCCGTCTTGATCGACCGCTGTCGCCGCAGGCACGGGTGCTGATCCAGGCCGAGGTTGACCGGGGATACCGCGAGTTTGTCGAGCGCGCCGCGGCGGCCCGACAGATGTCGGTGGATGCGCTCGAACCGCTTGCGCAGGGCCGGGTCTGGAGCGGCAAGGCCGCACATGAGCGGCAGTTGATTGACGCGCTCGGCAACCAGACTGATGCCGTCGCGATTGCCGCCGAGCTGGCCGGCCTGGATCGATGGGTGCTGGAAGACTTCGCACCGCGGACCGACTTTGCCAGCCGCTTTCTGCAGCAGCTCACCGGCGGTCTGGTCCGACTCATGGGCGAGGCCGTTGTCCCCGCATGGCTGCGGTCGGCGATGGCACCGGTGGTTGCGCCGGCGCAATTGTTGTCCGACCCTCGGGGCCGCTACGCGCACTGCCAATGTCAGGCTCGCGTGGGGACCCGCGCGGTGCCCTGA
- the nadC gene encoding carboxylating nicotinate-nucleotide diphosphorylase: MVPSLPAYVTTLEQSVRFALAEDMGSGDWTARLSDDRTARARVLCRETAVVCGRPWVNEVFRQLDPAIVVDWQVTEGARVDADTVLFTLAGPARALLTGERTALNFLQTLSGTATTVDRYVAAVAGTGCQIVDTRKTLPGLRQAQKYAVLCGGGHNHRIGLYDGILIKENHIAAAGGIEAAISAARALDAGVPLMTEAETLDEARAALAADVDLLLVDDFPFDTLREAVRLTRAHRAAGGRTVVEYSGGATLDTVRQYAECRVDRISVGSITKHLQAIDLSMRFID; the protein is encoded by the coding sequence ATGGTCCCGTCCCTACCCGCCTATGTGACGACGCTCGAACAATCCGTTCGATTTGCATTGGCCGAGGACATGGGGTCAGGCGACTGGACGGCCCGCCTGAGTGACGACCGCACCGCACGCGCACGCGTGTTGTGTCGAGAGACTGCTGTGGTCTGTGGCCGCCCCTGGGTGAACGAAGTCTTTCGGCAGCTGGACCCGGCCATCGTGGTGGATTGGCAGGTGACGGAGGGCGCACGGGTGGATGCCGACACCGTGCTGTTCACCCTCGCCGGCCCCGCCCGTGCCCTGCTCACGGGGGAGCGCACGGCGCTGAATTTTCTGCAGACCCTGTCCGGCACCGCCACCACCGTCGACCGTTATGTCGCAGCCGTCGCCGGCACCGGCTGCCAGATCGTTGACACCCGCAAGACCCTGCCGGGGCTGCGCCAGGCGCAGAAATACGCCGTGCTCTGCGGCGGCGGCCACAATCACCGCATCGGGCTCTACGACGGCATCCTCATCAAGGAAAATCATATCGCTGCGGCCGGCGGCATCGAGGCTGCCATCAGCGCCGCACGGGCGCTGGACGCCGGCGTGCCGCTGATGACCGAGGCCGAGACGCTGGACGAGGCACGCGCCGCACTGGCCGCCGATGTCGACCTGTTGCTGGTCGACGATTTCCCCTTCGACACCCTGCGTGAAGCCGTCCGCCTGACGCGTGCGCACCGCGCTGCCGGTGGCAGGACCGTGGTCGAGTATTCGGGCGGCGCCACCCTCGACACCGTGCGCCAATACGCCGAATGCCGGGTGGACCGAATCTCCGTCGGCAGCATCACCAAGCACCTGCAGGCCATCGACCTCTCGATGCGATTTATCGACTGA
- the icd gene encoding isocitrate dehydrogenase (NADP(+)) has product MTEYRHIKIPPQGEKITIEEGRLKVPDQPIVGYVEGDGIGPDITKACLRIWDAAVAKAYGGSRQIHWCETYLGEKASKLYDGNYCPDETLQALQELVVSIKGPLTTPVGGGFRSLNVALRQDLDLYACVRPVRHYAGVPSPLKNPGKVDVVIFRENTEDVYAGIEYKTGTPENEKVAKFLREEMKARFFEGAGIGIKPISEFGSKRLVRKAIQYAIDNGRESVTLVHKGNIMKFTEGAFRNWGYEVAREEFGNVTITEEQLYNEYKGKQPDGKIVVKDRIADIMFQMMLLRPEEFDVLATMNLNGDYLSDAIAAEVGGVGIAPGANIADHVAVFEATHGTAPKYANLNKVNPGSLLFSGVMMLEYMGWKEAADLITLVYPEVVLDGIVTYDFARQIDGATEVGTSQFADALIERIEGGVDVEAKRRAQQEQLAKERKQREIRRLLQPMEEMLDTGRVPHTVGDLMTRSLITVTDGETVEQAMHVMTENDVSSVVVEPNAAGDWGILTRRDIVTKIVRGSHNPATTRVADVATRPVESVSAETSIREAARIIADRNFSRLPVSQGDKIIGIVTEQDIFATVDKFGWAVDAN; this is encoded by the coding sequence ATGACTGAATACCGGCACATCAAGATCCCCCCCCAGGGCGAGAAGATCACCATTGAGGAGGGGCGGCTGAAGGTGCCGGACCAGCCGATTGTCGGCTACGTCGAAGGCGATGGCATCGGCCCCGACATCACCAAGGCTTGCCTGCGGATCTGGGACGCAGCCGTCGCCAAGGCTTATGGCGGCAGCCGCCAGATTCACTGGTGTGAAACCTATCTCGGCGAGAAAGCCTCCAAGCTTTATGACGGCAACTACTGTCCGGACGAGACCCTGCAGGCGCTGCAGGAGTTGGTGGTATCGATCAAGGGACCGCTGACCACGCCGGTTGGCGGCGGCTTTCGCAGTCTCAATGTGGCCCTGCGCCAGGATCTTGACCTCTACGCCTGCGTCCGCCCGGTGCGGCACTACGCGGGGGTTCCCAGTCCGCTGAAGAATCCGGGCAAGGTCGACGTGGTGATCTTCCGCGAGAACACCGAGGACGTGTACGCCGGGATCGAATACAAGACCGGCACTCCCGAGAACGAGAAGGTGGCCAAGTTCCTCCGTGAGGAGATGAAGGCGCGGTTCTTCGAGGGCGCCGGCATCGGCATCAAGCCGATTTCCGAGTTCGGCTCCAAGCGCTTGGTGCGCAAGGCGATCCAGTACGCCATCGACAACGGCCGCGAATCGGTCACGCTGGTGCACAAGGGCAACATCATGAAGTTCACGGAAGGCGCCTTCCGCAACTGGGGCTATGAGGTGGCGCGCGAGGAATTCGGCAACGTCACCATCACCGAAGAGCAGCTCTACAACGAGTACAAGGGCAAGCAGCCGGACGGCAAGATCGTGGTCAAGGACCGCATTGCCGACATCATGTTCCAGATGATGCTGCTGCGGCCGGAAGAGTTCGACGTGCTGGCGACGATGAACCTGAACGGTGACTATCTCTCCGACGCCATCGCCGCCGAGGTGGGTGGGGTGGGGATCGCGCCGGGTGCCAACATTGCCGATCACGTTGCCGTGTTCGAGGCCACCCATGGCACTGCGCCCAAGTACGCCAACCTGAACAAGGTGAACCCCGGGTCATTGCTGTTCTCCGGCGTAATGATGCTCGAGTACATGGGCTGGAAAGAAGCGGCCGACCTGATCACCCTGGTGTATCCGGAAGTGGTACTCGACGGCATCGTCACCTATGACTTTGCCCGGCAGATTGACGGTGCCACCGAAGTCGGCACCAGCCAGTTTGCCGATGCGCTGATCGAGCGCATCGAAGGTGGCGTGGATGTCGAGGCCAAGCGCCGTGCCCAGCAGGAGCAGTTGGCCAAGGAACGCAAACAGCGCGAAATTCGACGGCTGCTGCAGCCGATGGAGGAAATGCTGGATACCGGCCGCGTGCCGCATACCGTAGGCGACCTGATGACCCGCTCGCTGATCACCGTCACCGATGGCGAGACGGTGGAGCAGGCGATGCACGTGATGACCGAGAACGACGTCAGCTCGGTGGTGGTGGAGCCGAATGCCGCCGGTGATTGGGGCATTCTCACTCGCCGCGACATCGTCACCAAGATCGTCCGGGGTTCGCACAACCCAGCGACCACCCGTGTTGCCGATGTGGCGACGCGGCCGGTGGAGTCGGTGTCGGCCGAAACCTCGATTCGCGAGGCCGCCCGCATCATCGCCGACCGCAATTTCTCGCGGCTGCCGGTCAGCCAGGGGGACAAGATCATCGGCATCGTGACCGAGCAGGATATCTTCGCCACGGTCGACAAGTTCGGCTGGGCGGTCGACGCCAACTGA
- a CDS encoding superoxide dismutase — translation MALSHPELPYPREALEPHMSRETLDYHYGKHHKAYVDNGNKLIAGTEFEDMSIEDIVKKSSGKIFNNAAQVWNHTFFWHCLTPNQAAPGKKLTDALVKHFGGLEDFKKQFTDVAAGTFGSGWAWLVQTADGGLEIVSTIGAGNPMTDGKKPLLTCDVWEHAYYIDYRNARPTYLEHFWALVNWNFVEQNLG, via the coding sequence ATGGCGTTATCGCATCCCGAACTGCCGTATCCGCGCGAGGCCCTCGAGCCCCACATGTCCCGCGAAACGCTGGACTACCACTACGGCAAACACCACAAGGCCTATGTCGACAACGGCAACAAGCTGATCGCCGGCACCGAATTCGAGGACATGAGCATCGAAGACATCGTCAAGAAGTCTTCGGGCAAGATCTTCAACAACGCCGCGCAGGTGTGGAACCACACCTTCTTCTGGCACTGCCTGACCCCGAACCAGGCCGCGCCCGGCAAGAAACTGACCGATGCACTGGTCAAGCACTTCGGCGGCCTCGAAGATTTCAAGAAGCAGTTCACCGACGTCGCGGCCGGCACCTTCGGCTCCGGTTGGGCCTGGCTGGTCCAGACCGCCGACGGCGGCCTTGAGATCGTTTCCACCATCGGCGCCGGCAACCCGATGACCGATGGCAAGAAGCCGCTGCTGACCTGCGATGTATGGGAACACGCCTACTACATCGACTATCGCAACGCCCGCCCGACCTATCTGGAGCACTTCTGGGCTCTGGTAAACTGGAACTTCGTCGAGCAGAACCTCGGCTGA
- the trxB gene encoding thioredoxin-disulfide reductase, with amino-acid sequence MSSTPHHRLIILGSGPAGYTAAVYAARANLQPALITGLEQGGQLMTTTEVDNWPGDVEGLMGPDLMQRMQQHAERFDTALVYDHIHSVDLKKRPFTLTGDQGSYTCDALIIATGASAKYLGLDSETAFRGKGVSACATCDGFFYKGEEVAVIGGGNTAVEEALYLANIAKKVTVVHRRDKFRGEKILHDKLFKKAEEGKVEIVWNHALDEVLGDASGVTGIRIKSVDGDETREIPLKGVFIAIGHAPNTGIFEGQLDMAGGYIKVQSGSSGNATATSVPGVFAAGDVMDHVYRQAITSAGTGCQAALDAERFLDKLADS; translated from the coding sequence ATGAGCTCGACCCCCCACCACCGCCTGATCATCCTCGGCTCCGGTCCGGCGGGCTATACCGCTGCGGTGTACGCCGCACGCGCCAATCTGCAGCCGGCGCTGATCACCGGTCTCGAGCAGGGTGGACAGCTGATGACCACCACCGAAGTCGACAACTGGCCGGGCGATGTCGAGGGCTTGATGGGGCCGGACCTCATGCAGCGCATGCAGCAGCATGCGGAGCGCTTTGACACCGCGCTGGTCTACGACCACATCCACAGCGTTGACCTGAAAAAGCGTCCGTTCACGCTCACCGGTGACCAGGGCAGCTATACCTGCGACGCCCTGATCATCGCCACGGGTGCATCCGCCAAGTATCTGGGCCTGGACTCCGAAACCGCCTTCCGCGGCAAGGGCGTGTCGGCCTGCGCCACCTGCGACGGCTTCTTCTACAAGGGCGAGGAAGTCGCCGTGATCGGCGGCGGTAACACCGCGGTGGAGGAGGCACTCTATCTCGCCAACATCGCCAAGAAGGTCACTGTGGTGCACCGTCGCGACAAGTTCCGCGGCGAAAAAATCCTTCACGACAAGCTGTTCAAGAAGGCCGAGGAAGGCAAGGTCGAAATCGTCTGGAACCACGCACTTGATGAGGTGCTCGGCGATGCCAGCGGTGTGACCGGCATCCGCATCAAGAGCGTCGATGGCGACGAAACCCGCGAGATTCCGCTCAAGGGGGTGTTCATCGCCATCGGCCATGCACCCAACACCGGCATCTTCGAAGGCCAGCTCGACATGGCGGGCGGCTACATCAAGGTGCAGTCAGGCAGCAGTGGTAACGCCACGGCCACCAGCGTGCCCGGCGTATTCGCTGCTGGTGACGTGATGGACCACGTCTACCGTCAGGCGATCACCAGCGCCGGCACCGGCTGCCAGGCGGCGCTGGACGCCGAGCGCTTTCTCGACAAGCTCGCCGACAGCTGA
- the murI gene encoding glutamate racemase, whose product MSATTAPVGVFDSGLGGLTVLQSLRSLLPGEDFIYFADQAFCPYGGRPEAEIRDRAFAVTDALRAEGAKLVVVACNTATIAAVAALRAAVDIPFVGMEPAVKPASALTRSGVVGVLATQGSLAGDKFQHLVATHAQGVKVLTQPCRGWVELVEAGDLDGPVVRQQVRAAVQPLIDAGCDVLVLGCTHFPLLRPVIADCVGPAVTLLETGPAVARQTLRVLEQTGLRNPRGDGGSIRWRGTGDDVAFRAMRLRLGFDAQGETAPLSR is encoded by the coding sequence ATGAGCGCGACGACAGCCCCGGTCGGGGTATTCGATTCCGGCCTGGGCGGATTGACGGTCCTGCAGTCCCTGCGTTCACTGCTGCCGGGCGAGGATTTCATCTACTTTGCCGATCAGGCTTTCTGCCCCTATGGGGGGCGCCCGGAGGCGGAGATCCGGGATCGCGCCTTCGCAGTCACCGACGCGCTGCGCGCCGAGGGGGCCAAGCTGGTGGTGGTGGCCTGCAACACGGCCACCATTGCCGCCGTGGCGGCCTTGCGCGCGGCAGTGGACATCCCCTTTGTCGGCATGGAGCCCGCCGTCAAGCCGGCCTCCGCGTTGACCCGCTCCGGTGTCGTCGGCGTGCTGGCAACGCAGGGCAGTCTGGCGGGCGACAAGTTCCAGCACCTGGTGGCCACACACGCTCAGGGGGTCAAGGTGCTCACCCAGCCCTGCCGCGGCTGGGTCGAGTTGGTGGAGGCCGGCGACCTCGACGGCCCGGTGGTCCGGCAGCAGGTACGCGCGGCGGTGCAACCCTTGATCGACGCCGGTTGCGACGTGTTGGTGCTCGGCTGCACCCACTTCCCGCTGCTGCGTCCGGTGATTGCTGATTGCGTCGGCCCGGCGGTGACCTTGCTCGAGACCGGCCCGGCGGTGGCGCGCCAGACCTTGCGGGTGCTGGAGCAGACCGGATTGCGCAATCCGCGAGGCGATGGTGGCAGCATCCGCTGGCGCGGCACAGGCGACGATGTGGCTTTTCGGGCGATGCGGCTGCGCTTGGGGTTCGACGCTCAGGGTGAAACGGCGCCGCTCAGTCGATAA
- a CDS encoding glutathione S-transferase family protein, protein MKLYCNLTSPFARKVRVVVRELGLADRVEEELIDPFAAQLPTEFLAANPLSRIPTLVTDRGEALPDSKLIIDYLQRRSKARLSTPDNRWAAARRGVVAEGILEAALASVLEKRRPESIVYPAYLDRQQAAILRAVDMLELEASGLTLEQPGVVDITTGVALAYLDFRLPYIPWRKRAPALVTWFTPFAERPSMQATCPPA, encoded by the coding sequence ATGAAGCTCTATTGCAACCTGACATCGCCGTTTGCCCGCAAAGTCCGTGTCGTGGTGCGCGAGCTGGGGCTCGCAGATCGCGTCGAGGAAGAGCTGATCGATCCCTTCGCCGCACAGCTGCCGACCGAATTTCTCGCCGCCAACCCGCTGTCGCGGATCCCCACCCTGGTCACCGACCGCGGCGAGGCCCTGCCGGATTCGAAGCTGATCATCGACTACCTGCAGCGCCGCTCGAAGGCGCGCCTGTCGACACCCGACAACCGCTGGGCTGCCGCTCGCCGCGGCGTGGTCGCAGAAGGCATTCTCGAAGCTGCATTGGCTAGCGTGCTTGAGAAGCGGCGCCCGGAGAGCATCGTCTACCCGGCCTACCTGGATCGCCAACAGGCCGCCATCCTACGTGCCGTCGACATGCTCGAGCTCGAAGCTTCAGGGCTCACGCTCGAGCAGCCAGGCGTCGTTGACATTACCACCGGCGTCGCTCTCGCCTACCTCGATTTCCGCCTTCCTTACATCCCTTGGCGCAAGCGGGCACCCGCGTTGGTAACCTGGTTCACCCCCTTTGCGGAACGCCCGTCAATGCAGGCGACCTGCCCGCCCGCGTGA
- the argF gene encoding ornithine carbamoyltransferase: MPRHLLKLSDLEPAEAMAIVTRAQALRARPPVAERPFAGRTLAMIFAKNSTRTRVSFESGMAKFGGHALFLQTGTTQIGRDEPLSDTARVLSRMVDAVMIRNDSQADQAAFARHATVPVINGLSDLHHPCQLLADLQTWIAHRGNPAGKTVAWVGDGNNVCNSWIEAATLFDFTLRIATPTGYEADADLINRAGKHVNIVTDADQAVQGADLVVTDTWTSMGQEAEALERRRVFSDYQVDAQRMTKAAPGALFMHCLPAHRGEEVSAEVIEGPQSVVWDEAENRLWAQMALLEFLWAQGN, translated from the coding sequence ATGCCCCGCCATCTGCTGAAACTGTCGGATCTTGAACCCGCCGAGGCGATGGCGATCGTGACCCGTGCGCAAGCCCTGCGGGCGCGCCCGCCGGTGGCCGAACGTCCGTTCGCCGGCCGCACACTGGCCATGATCTTCGCCAAGAACTCGACGCGAACCCGCGTCAGTTTCGAGTCGGGCATGGCGAAGTTCGGCGGTCATGCATTGTTTCTGCAGACCGGGACCACGCAGATCGGTCGTGACGAGCCGCTGTCGGACACCGCCCGCGTGCTGTCACGCATGGTCGACGCTGTGATGATCCGCAACGACTCTCAAGCCGATCAGGCCGCCTTCGCACGGCACGCCACAGTGCCAGTGATCAACGGTCTGTCGGACCTGCACCACCCCTGCCAGTTACTGGCCGACCTGCAGACCTGGATCGCACATCGCGGCAACCCGGCCGGCAAGACGGTGGCCTGGGTTGGCGACGGCAACAATGTCTGCAACTCGTGGATCGAGGCCGCCACCCTGTTCGATTTCACCCTGCGGATCGCAACGCCGACGGGCTACGAGGCCGATGCTGATCTGATCAACCGCGCCGGAAAGCATGTGAACATCGTCACCGATGCGGATCAGGCCGTTCAGGGCGCAGATCTGGTGGTGACCGATACCTGGACCAGCATGGGGCAGGAAGCCGAGGCACTCGAGCGTAGACGGGTGTTTTCCGACTATCAGGTGGATGCGCAGCGGATGACCAAGGCGGCGCCGGGGGCCTTGTTCATGCACTGCCTGCCAGCCCATCGCGGCGAGGAAGTGAGTGCCGAGGTCATTGAGGGTCCCCAGTCCGTGGTCTGGGACGAGGCCGAGAACCGCCTGTGGGCGCAGATGGCGCTGCTCGAGTTCCTCTGGGCGCAGGGCAACTGA